One segment of Echeneis naucrates chromosome 15, fEcheNa1.1, whole genome shotgun sequence DNA contains the following:
- the kcnk1b gene encoding potassium channel subfamily K member 1b, with product MLQSLASNSCVRLIQSHKSTWYFVSLVLGYLLYLVFGAVVFSSVELPYEDTLRQELRAVKKQFLQDNDCLSEERLEQFLKKALDASNYGVSILNNASANWNWDFTSALFFASTVLSTTGYGHTAPLSDGGKAFCIIYSVIGIPFTLLFLTAVVQRIMVFSTRRPIMYIHTRWGLSKPLVSIVHATLLATVAVSCFFLIPAAIFSALEENWNFLESFYFCFISLSTIGLGDYVPGEAANQRFRELYKVGITVYLILGLIVMLVVLETFCELQQLKQLRKMFYLKKEKPQDRIAILEHDQLSFTTVSNRATAHNEDKTQSFVSVPTLASPNDDPMIQ from the exons atgcttCAGTCGCTCGCTAGCAATTCGTGTGTGCGTTTGATCCAGAGTCACAAATCGACGTGGTATTTTGTGTCTCTGGTTTTGGGGTATCTGCTTTATCTCGTCTTCGGCGCCGTGGTCTTCTCCTCGGTGGAGCTGCCGTATGAGGACACCCTCCGCCAGGAGCTGAGGGCCGTCAAGAAGCAGTTCCTCCAGGACAACGACTGTCTGTCCGAGGAGCGCCTGGAGCAGTTTCTAAAGAAAGCCCTGGACGCCAGCAACTATGGGGTCTCCATCCTCAACAACGCCTCCGCCAACTGGAACTGGGACTTCACCTCCGCGCTGTTCTTCGCCAGCACCGTGCTGTCCACCACAG GATATGGTCACACAGCACCCTTGTCAGATGGCGGGAAGGCCTTCTGCATCATTTATTCAGTGATCGGCATCCCCTTCACCCTGCTCTTCCTCACTGCTGTGGTGCAGAGGATCATGGTGTTCAGCACACGGAGGCCGATCATGTACATCCACACTCGCTGGGGCCTGTCCAAGCCGTTGGTGTCCATTGTTCACGCCACGCTGCTCGCCACAGTGGCTGTCTCTTGCTTCTTCCTCATTCCTGCCGCCATCTTCTCTGCGCTGGAGGAGAACTGGAACTTCCTGGAGTCCTTCTActtctgtttcatttccctGAGCACCATTGGCCTGGGAGACTATGTACCTGGGGAGGCCGCCAATCAGAGGTTCAGGGAGCTCTACAAAGTCGGCATCACTG TGTATCTGATCCTGGGTCTGATCGTCATGCTGGTGGTTCTGGAGACCTTCTGCGAGCTacagcagctgaaacagctgAGGAAGATGTTCTACCTGAAGAAGGAGAAGCCACAGGACCGCATTGCCATTTTGGAGCACGACCAGCTGTCCTTCACCACTGTGTCCAACAGAGCCACAGCCCACAATGAAGACAAGACCCAGTCGTTTGTTAGTGTCCCAACTCTGGCTTCTCCCAATGATGATCCCATGATTCagtaa